ttgggttgcaaagcttagatgataagaagaaaaaaatgttatatgatatataccttttcatcggtggggaaagcggctatagatgtttaaatatgtaaaaaaaaactgttgcatggacatactcgagcgcgtcagatattgatagcatcaatgtcctacgtatttttaataatgtacgtattttaatctgatcatttgcatgatgggggtggttgtacgtaagggttaaaaatgaaaaaaaaaaaatttaatcgagcgcgtcaggttttctaagggggtattaagtgcaccaaaaaaaaaggtctcattcaataatctgacgatttcgatttgacgcaaactcgcagccattattataatgtgcaaaaaaaattcgccattttgaaatactcgagcgcgtcagattaagatatatatggttcagatttatattctaaacgtactgtctcataatctgacgattatctagagggattttcctgatctgacaaaaaaaatatttgaaaaacggttcaccctaaaggccatccctgcaattccattcctgggcgcttaaaattatacttatgagctcgctgagttcaaagaaataatattttatgcgtttgagttctcccagctcgaaagtctgatagaagtttcatagaacactatttttgaaattttcaaaccccaataacttttgaatggatcaagcaattttcccgcggttgacggtgatcgacgcattttttaagctctaattatttaatttcatcaaaaacgataacccgatatgaaatgtcgaagttatgatagaaacacttttttcggttttctttcgttcacgatatctctcgaacgaatcaaccgattttgaccagtttggtggcgatcgacgtcgtttttcaagcttaaaggtggattagttttttcaagttgatggataaagccgtttaaaagttattgcaaaaaaacactttcaaaaaaacaaattgttatttttttagatttttcaaaatttctcaaaatctatcggtccgaatcggttcaaattcacatgaaatctaattttgggggaaacgcggagaaggaaatgtaggcatcacgcagctgcacgcgtttatcgcacgaactttatcgacgaaattttgttatttcggcttgcggaaatcgtcagattatatatttttcaatattcttgaattatttcattcaaaataaaaaaaaattagctacgctcgagaatgtcaagatgacgttttttttttacaactttgctgccctcccctctctttacgtcactctcaaattgtcagattagtggaatatacactttttaggatgtgattaactcacactaccttaatctgacgcgctcgagaatgtctgatgatcaatttttttttactaatctgatcctgtatccttcacgggcggccATATATATGagcctcatatttggtggaggtacttaaccgggtacaaggtatccccctgtatattaatctgccgcgcttgagtaaatcccgaaatcccctcttgggctcccctactattAGGTAAAACGAAAGATTTAATGCAATTtgacgttattttttattgagtcAAATTCAcgatttaaactaataaatccTACTAATAACCTACTAATAAGTTacctaataaaatttctacttgaattatattaaggggtttatattataacagtgattttgtttattataattccaCTGCGTGAGAATTTTATTGTTGTGAACGTTGTTATGGAAAGTATTGGCTTGCGTTAATGAAACAATATGGAAAGTATGGAAAATCATATCGTTAGAACTATAATTGTGTATGAAGAGATCGTTTTTTGCCAATCAATTGAATCGCAACGAAGACGaatcttaaagaaaaaacGAGAGAGCATCAACAATGAACTTGCACTATACCGCTTAACACATAggttgtttgaaataaaactattagatttattagaaaattgttaatatatactaaatgCGCATTATAAAAAACGCTAAAACTATttagtactttttttaatttgttttcctaCCTTTTTGAATTCTAGTTGTAACAAGCTATGACCTATGTAAgacattgtataatatattttgtttagattGAAGAACTTTTGGGTTCATATgaacattttaatgaaatttatgaaCACCATGTTACATGCTATGGTTTAAGTAAAATGAATcgaggtgttttttttaatcttcacACGAGTACTAGCGAGCAACGACAATAGACGTCATTTCGTTCTAAAATActgttaaagtaaaatttattgtttaaatatttttttttaattcctcaTCCTGGCTGTAGACAGCGATGAAAATTGTGATATCGAAGATTTTGATCAGTTTATAGATCTGGATGAAGAGTGAGTGTTAGCGAATTTGCACTATTAATATAAGGTGTATTTATATCTcattctgttttttattaataagtttggAAATTAAGCTTTTTGCgaagattttgtaaatgtttatacaacacggttttgttttattaattccaatgtttatttagtaatcaaaacaatgaaatatagaGTATTTAGAATTCTCTTAACCggtgttaaataattaaacatttataaaaataaaaaaaaagtttgttccCTGTGGCAGTTTGTCCTTAACGCTGGCATTGGtttggttttttttgttagGTAAATACATTGCGCACACTTTGTTAGGCTATTTGCGAAATGACTTAATGTTTTATGATAAACAattgatattttctattttattccAGTCGCAAAAATGCTTTGGTACTGCGCACTCAATTATCAGTACGAGTACATGCTATCACTGGTaagtagtttaattaatagattacccaaattaattaaatatataatataaataagaacattaattagtttccatttttaaattgttattgtttatgatatttatgtttaagtgTTTTATCCCCGACGCAAAAAATGGGTGTTATGTTTGACGTTTTAATGTATATGCTGTGGCATCATAGCTCCTAAACGAATATATCGTTTATGATGCgtttattcttaaaaagctCACATAATCAGTGTGGCTAATGTTTTTTAAGATCCGTTTAGGCGTTTCTACGTTATCAGCTTTTGCTGCAGCAGAAATAGCAGTGGTtccttaaaatttatacatatttataattattgcatcATTTCCATAAGATACATTTCATTTTGGCGATATAGTAGAGCCATCCtcgaaaacattattaattaattatttaattaattataatgtgcCCTAGTTGTGTGAAGCAGTGTTGTCCTAGTCGTGTGAGGATGTTACTTTCTAGTTTCAAATCTCGGCTGTCGTTTTATGTGAGCATTTAACACTCCCTCGTACGGCCTCAAGCCTCATGAGGCACAGAAAtctgataatttatttgtctataaataaaagtcacGAAATCGAtgcagaaatttgaggccaagaGAACTAAGGATTTGTGATTTCTATCATTTCAGAACGACTTCTACATTCCCAAGGAAAAGACCTGCGGCGGGCTTTGTTTGCCGTGAAGCAGATGTTACAGTCTGATAAAGACTTGGTGCATGAATTTGTGGCAAATAATGGACTTGATTGTCTTATGCAAGTCAGTGCGAAGGAGGATCAAACTTACCTCGACTACATTTTACGAGCCCTCGGACAAGTAAGCAAGTTTCTATATGGAATTCACGTGCTTTCGACCCAGTTTTGCGATTCGacgaaaatttaatatcgaCCAATCGACACATCTCTTGTCGAATTTGATACCAATTTCCCTTCCATACTTAATCtctacatattaattaatactttatttatttattttattaattatgaatgaatcagttataaagtatttgtaaataaatattctaaccTTACCTCGAAAAATTCTTGTAACTTAAAAATGATAActtgcattttattaaaaactatatacctatagtgtttaataaaatgcaaGTTATCATCGTTGTAGATAGTCACAGGATTTGACTTATAACTAACCTGCCTAGATGTCCCATTTTAAACGGGACCGTTCTTATTTCCAATTACGAGTCCCGGTGTCCCCGAAATGAAATGTGGGACGCAAAATTGTCGCGTTTTCAGAAACCGCGCGAAAttttgcataaataaaaatcgtaccaagaattttatacttatttgaaCTTTTCatctatattaaaagaaatgtgtTCTTctgattcatataaatattactaaaattttttGGTACCTAcctatatattgttattcgtTACTCAAAAACAatctttttctaaataaataactctcaagtattttttttctattattgtattattttaccttaattaaactaatgccccgttttgagtcaaaaaataaatagtcacATTACTAATAACTAGTATTAAACAGAAGCAATTGCTCTTTAAAACAAGTTCTTAGAGCTAAAAACCTAAAGAAGTGTGCTGGATTTTGTCTATATCCCTTATAACAAAATTGTCTAGaataaaaatctgaggccactACATAAGGTTGTTGTATCActtgtttgtttaataaaatatattttaatttcatagcgtacaaaatattaaactgaTTTGTTCGAATACCAACGTATTCAATTTTAACTGACGTATCCGTGTTATTTTCTCTCCAGTCAACACATTTTGGCAAAATCtccaaattatatatgtacatgtgtattatatatatgattttgtatCTTTTGGAACCGGTACTTCTTATGCGCAGTTATACGGAACATAGGTTACTTGCACCGGTCCAATCCGAAAGTCTACACGAAACTTTACTAAATCTTTCCATCAAAACTATCTTTATGTATATAGAATTCTACACTTATTAATTTCGTTTCAGATACTCATTTATGTTGACGGTATGCATGGAGTCATGAATCATAAGGGGTGTATACAATGGCAGTACTCGTTGATTTCAAGTAATTTCCGGCATGTTGTCAAGACGACCCTTAAGCTCCTTTCTATATTCGTGGAATACACTGAAGGCAACAGCCTTCTTCTCATCGATGCCATGAACGTGGTTGAAAAATCCAATGGCAGGTCTCCGTGGTACAATGTTATCAAAATTCTTCAAGACTTTGATGCATCAGATACGGAACTTCTCATATGTGCAactagtttaataaatttgtgtttaataaatataccagATAAGAATACGTATTATGATCAAGTAGACGCACTCCATGACCAAGGGATAGATGATATTATCCAGTTCTATATGTCAAGACAGGGTACGGATTTGGACCTCTTAAGGCAACTACATATCTATGATGCAGTTTTGATATATGAAGATGGAATGGAGAGCGGATCAGCTgtgaagtaataattttatgtttttttttagtatatctaAACCAATTAAATGCGTAACTAGTACATACAATTGATTTTAGTAACCGCGTGCTTCGGTTTAAAtagtagtaaaaaaatcaaaatggtctcaatattaaatcaaaagaaaTGGGGATTGTAATTAAATCCATGAAATATATCAACAAGGGTAAAAGGATaatgcaaaaaaattttttttttataatttacattttatcttgGCTTATAACTGAACGTTCTGTAATGTATTTTCAGACAATTGGATGACTCAATACTAAAATCTATAAGGAGAAGAAATATTAATGTCACAAATGACTTCCGAAAATCTAAAAGATACCAAATGAAAGAGAAAGGTAATCATAGCATACGATTCGTTTGAGTTTTTTTGCATGCATATGAAAACAATTAGAATTAGATATTGAATTAAACATACAGCGTACTTAATCTCTTCATTATAAACTATCGAATTGCAcgtgttaatatttttgtgttcgATTATGgcttaataattcttttttgcattttcaCTAACAACAGCAGACCAAGGTATGTTATCTAGTTTGGAGTGTGAgcagaataatatatattccttACGAGCTTCGAGTTCCCCATCGCTCCCAGAACGTAAAGAAACATCATTACGAAAAAGGCGAGATAGATGCGCCAGACAAGCGCATCACATCCAACAATTGGAGCTTCAAAGTAGCTCCAGTGAAATTATCAATGCCCTATTTCAAATAAAGGGGAACAAACTCGAAGCTAGCAATGATAGCTTGTCCAGAAATACACTTTGTAACGGCGGGGAAGACAATGCAGGTGACCAAGAAGGGAGCTCGACACGGGACAACCTACCggatgtattaattaatggtTTGTTTGCTAACTAATCGTTGTTTGTGAAATGTTTTTGCTGTTATCATTTTATGCTCTGTTAAAACATCGTTCCCTGGTACCCAGTTTTACTCTAGTCTTCAACTTATGCTTTTGCTTCTTTATCAATACGAATTTCGTATGAACGTACTATTATATGTCTcgatacaaattataaattttgaaataagttactaatcaaatttatttacttctaccacatgtttttattaaaagttcatGTAGGCAATCGCACCGATTCATTTTTGTTGCTCCAAGAAGTGTAAGGTACAACTTTTTGGCAAACAGGCACACAGTTTTTTACTACACAATactaaaatgatattattttcaacagGAAACCAAAGATATACATCAGGTCTACAACAGAGAATTGAAAACGGAACATTAGGTCACAGTGTAAATCCCGTTGATAATTTGTCCCCTAAgtggaataaatttattgacacaaCAATACCGGAGAAGGACGATAGAGGAATTCTCTTAAACAGGGAGCATAGTATTAAAGATTTAGCGCAAAGACTGACTAGCCCAATTCAGCATGTCCAAGAAGAGAAACCGTTACTTGTCTCTGATATGGCCGGAATCGTTTCAAAGGCTAAAGAAGAACTGGCCAGATCTCAAACCAAGGGtaggttaataataaaaactatacctacacaagtaattatatagaaaGGAAAGGAGTGCAAACACACCTGAtaatttgcatatattttcaagaacataaaaataagtaaaactagttataataataaataatacctttgttaaataaatagatattgtattgatttatgtaacaaagaatatttaaatcaaaatttaaaccaGTTTCATGGTaactatttcttataaaataatattatcattacgTACGTATAttaagtaggtatattttaaaagatttaatgcATTAATGCGAAAATAGATAATTACACGTTGTCAGTGTCTGACGGGATTACAAGAAAAAGAATgactaaaaagtatttttctaatacttttcattcatattttgttttttttatgtgacaCAATAAATagtcaataaaaatgttagcGGAACTTAGGATGGgcaattaaataatcaaaagttGAAGAcgactttaatttttttttcttatttgtatatacaataaaaatgataaggTTAAATTTGAAacggtttatatatatatgatgaaAAATTCTTATAGaagtaaaagttaaatttggTACCACTGAGTCAGATTtcaagataaaataatgtatgtttataacGTCAACTTTATGAAAAGgtacggtttttttttaattttacaagtaCGATATGACTActatcaaacaaaattttttcaGAGATCGTCAAAACTCCaactaaagaaaaatgtcaaaaagcaATGGAATTTAATTTGGAAATAGTTTCGGAAAAAGAATTAAACTGGGACGAGGTGAGGAAAGCCTGTCGCCATCGCGATTTTCAATTATGTGATCTGGATTTCTCTGACCTACGCGAGGACTCAGATGACGAAACGAAGTCCGTAgtgataaaaatacaaaatggaCCGCCACCACCACCCCCAAATATGCCTCCATCATTTGAAGGTCCACCACCCCCACCGGTGTACGGCCTTAACGAGAtaaaacctcaaaatttaaatgaatctgATACATCCACCTTgaagaagaataaaaaaacattaaaactattCTGGAGAGAGATCCACGAAACCCCAGCACCGACGATGAAGGAAGATCACTTCATATGGGATGATCTACCTAAAGTGGAAATCGATACAGCCATGTGGGAACATCTCTTCGAGACGAGACcaaatgatattaattttatggtaattaaaaaatattatatactttttcttaaaaacaatataccaTAATATGAATTACCAGGTTcctaatttgaatattttcttttttttcatgtGTTCGCTTGGATACCCAATATAGGAGGTAAGAAAAATGTTTGCAATTTggtattcatatttattttttaatttgtaaattctacaaaattg
Above is a genomic segment from Pieris rapae chromosome Z, ilPieRapa1.1, whole genome shotgun sequence containing:
- the LOC110998154 gene encoding FH1/FH2 domain-containing protein 3 isoform X3, producing MIELVKMPDTNGINGALRDIGANAFVCRVQYLNDLDPFNEYNVRLPTRPLYHTFNSLIPLSYQIAAVHRLLQAPHRLDDATLQVFKDGDYGPYLDLDLTLAEQDEEIEGLQESRKNALVLRTQLSVRVHAITERLLHSQGKDLRRALFAVKQMLQSDKDLVHEFVANNGLDCLMQVSAKEDQTYLDYILRALGQILIYVDGMHGVMNHKGCIQWQYSLISSNFRHVVKTTLKLLSIFVEYTEGNSLLLIDAMNVVEKSNGRSPWYNVIKILQDFDASDTELLICATSLINLCLINIPDKNTYYDQVDALHDQGIDDIIQFYMSRQGTDLDLLRQLHIYDAVLIYEDGMESGSAVKQLDDSILKSIRRRNINVTNDFRKSKRYQMKEKADQGMLSSLECEQNNIYSLRASSSPSLPERKETSLRKRRDRCARQAHHIQQLELQSSSSEIINALFQIKGNKLEASNDSLSRNTLCNGGEDNAGDQEGSSTRDNLPDVLINGNQRYTSGLQQRIENGTLGHSVNPVDNLSPKWNKFIDTTIPEKDDRGILLNREHSIKDLAQRLTSPIQHVQEEKPLLVSDMAGIVSKAKEELARSQTKEIVKTPTKEKCQKAMEFNLEIVSEKELNWDEVRKACRHRDFQLCDLDFSDLREDSDDETKSVVIKIQNGPPPPPPNMPPSFEGPPPPPVYGLNEIKPQNLNESDTSTLKKNKKTLKLFWREIHETPAPTMKEDHFIWDDLPKVEIDTAMWEHLFETRPNDINFMEKIQAEPKENLILDNKRSTAINITMKKLPPPQTIKAAILKMDVTVMARESIEKLLTILPTEEEKIKIQEAQYSNPDLPLGSAEKFLLTLTSINELSSRLKLWVFKLDFDNLEKEIAEPLMDLKQGIELLRANRTFKIILSTLREVGSFLNGTPVKGFRLEYLTKVAEVKDTVHKHSLLFHLCEMIKNKFEDTTDLFSELGPVIRASKVDFDVLSNNLLKLEADCKAAWDHMKRVAKHDGSLYKMKINDFITDAAERIVLLSKIKNLILKRYEKFLLYLGVPQVEIPNYRPTDFLKGIAEFALEYRTTRERLLQQIQKKATHRERNKTRGVMIIDVTRYSKQGGDHSADTALKEILKEQTVSDILADGRRRSQKTGDDAVEEILESLVRSAAMKTNPQRERRRNRLSDRKKLVTRTWEMNST